The nucleotide window CGCAGAGGCTCGAGTCTGATGCTGGCTGAAGTCACCagaattaaatagaaaaacataatgattgtttattttttttttgaaatttcaTCTTGTGTcctctttaaatgtaatttccaaaCGGTCAGTCCTAAAACAACTGCTCATCATATGTAGGGGGCAGCCTTCTATTGTTTATTTCGGTTCTGGCGTTCCTGTGACAAAGAGAAATGGAGGGAAAGTTACTTTGATGCACACAAAATCTtggtttacttatttaaaatgacttttaaattcTCACCTCACAAGTCAGGGTTTCCACAACTTTTCACCAATGAATTTCctttactttaaaaacatttggcACTCATAAGGAGTAATTGTTTCATATCACTGCAAATTCTAATGCTATTTTTCATGCCAAGAACAGGGCAGTACAttgtaaaatgatttttcaaagttgAGCGTTTAACAAGAAAATATTCAGTCtacttcaatgtgttacttgcgggttctttgtaattatttatttaatttactagcaatttctgagtgaagaTGGTTCACTATAATTGTTTTCAGTGTATCAATTAACTAAAATAGTAAAACCATTAATAACCTATGGATAATTTACAGACAGAAAGATTTTAGGTGCACGGTCAAGCAAAATTCAAAAAGATTTCCTttagacattttaataaacagtCTTTAGGGAGTTTTCTAAGTAACACTGTTGTATGTGATTAAAAATAGTttaacaaaatatctttaaaGTCAAATGAGTGTTTCAGAAGCAGCAAGATGGAAGTTATCAATAAAAGGTGCGATGCATAGCCAGTGAAATTTTACATTTGTGCATAAACAAAACATTCCAATCCTATCtagaaaacacaattttaaattccTCTGACATTTTGCAGATCTTCCATGTTAGCCctggaaaacaataaaacaaagaaaagctTACTTGATCAAGTCGGGATCGGTTCTGGAGAGGAGCAGGCTCTAGGTGCTGTCAGTGGAGATGAAAGAAAGAGATAAAAATCAATAATCCTTTGACACAAATCAAAAACATCAGCATTCTCTTAAattcttgttgaataaaaatgcCAATAACTAGGCTAAAAACTCAATACATAAAACAATTCCAAATTAATCATAACAAGTCAAAAGCAGAAATATTTTACAGTgaataaaaccaaatttaaaagtGGAGCCATATTTTTGCTTGCTGTCAGTAGAAATCTTACTgatgaaataaaattttattagcAGCTTGATACTTGACTAAAGCAAGTGCATCACAGTATTAAAAACCGCCACTGGATGAAATATCAAAGACAGAACCATGAAATAACTGAAGCATCAACAGCAAAAGCAAAGAGCATCAACCATTCCAAAAACAACTAGGTATCTATTAGGGATTTGACAATGCTCAAAATAATATTGGAACTGTTTGGTACCTCATCCACGGTTTCAATGCATGCTTTAAATCGGTTTGCGTTTATATAATTTCTGTGTTGAGATGAGGAAACCCCTCCATGCTTATAACgtgcatttttaaaaaagcaacaCGCCAAACACCTTCCCTTGTAATAACTTACAACGAGAAGTGTTTCTAAACCGGTTgtccaactaaaaaaaaaaaaaaaaaaaagagaacattatAACTTATAGTTCACAACATCAGTCGTGTGTTTGAAAATGAGTTCGTTTTGCGATCTGATGTGGCTTCTTAGCACAGAATGAGGCAGAAAATATATTCTATACTGCAATAAAGGCTGCGTCGATTAGCAACGGATTACAAATATACATAATCTTTATGAAAATACCCAAGATTGCTTGAAGAACACAGATGAATTAAATATTGTTGAAGGCAAGTGTTTATTGTCCTTCTGTTTCATCATTCAAAATGTTTGTatcttctttttatttcattacagCGATAGCAATGTCTTTGTCCATTTGGGATTTATTGGAACGTCATGAATTCCATTACTTTTGTGATGCATATGTGGCAAGCAGTATGAATGAAATTATGAAGTACATTACGTGTGTTTTGCAGTGCTCAATGATGGCCAATCCATCCTATTTTGggaaaaaataggaaaataatacctctttgaaaatacattttatgtagaCATATAATAATTCACATCTTTTTCCATTATGCAGACGTTCACAGCAAGGTTTTGTggttaatgtactttaaaaatcacattttaaactaaacaataaaCACTCACTAAAATGTAAACACTAATGTGCCAAGCCATCAGAACCGAACAGAAAACAGTGGTTAAAAAACAAGCTATGTATTGAACCATGGGCTAACTGTATTGTTGCATCACTAGTATCTATGATCTATGGCATTTTTAATCAGCTGTAACATCTACACTGGCAGTTTCAGTGACATGAACAGTAGCCTGGAACATTCACATGCTGGTCAAAGTTCTTTGGTTAATCACTACTTATGGTCATCCACctctaaacagaaatattttcctTCAGCATATGCATCTCTAAACCTTAATCTTGTATAAAAAACACAATATCCACAATCATTAGCtaacatatacacatatcccaatcattagcttaaaaaaattacctttcttaccacctcttcctcttcctgccgTTTCTCGTAGTGTGAGAAGTCATCGAAGATGGAGGTGGTGTGTTTGTAGGTGGCGATGATCTTCAGCACCTGCTTGGCCTTCTCCAGAGGCACCTCCTGCGTGTCACGGGAGTTGGTCACGGGCTTGTTGTCATTGTTCTCTAGACGGATGTGCCTGAGCTGGCTGTTGGGCACGTCTTTAACAAACAGCCAGTCCACATCAAATTTGCCCTTCCATTTGTCCTGCGCCCAAACGCCGGCGCTGGTGCCGTAGTCTACAGGTGAGCGCATCTCTGCCACGCCGCAGAAGTGTCCGCTGCCGTTGACGCTGAACAGCAGATAGACAGGACCCTTGCCGTTGATGCCGCGAAATGCAGAATCCAGCCGCTTGTTACCATGTTCCGTGCTGCACCAGATGGAGTACTTGATGGAGCGGTGGATGTCGTCCTCCGAGTAGCTCTTAATGATGAAAACCCGGCCATTTTTCAGGTTCCAATCAAAGTCCTTGGGATTGTAGCTGTGCGCCGCACGCAACTTTTCAAGGACCGGGTGGGATTCAATAGCACCGGAACCCGGAGGTCCGCCGCCACCACCATTGCCGATTCCTCCACCGCTTGATGAGCCACTACTGTCCATGCTGCCACCCCCACCATAACCAGGGTTACGGTTACGTGGGGCAATCCACCGGGTTTGAGGGGGAGGAGCAGGGGTGTGGTTCTGGTAAGGCTGTGGAGGGGGCGGACCCTGCATCACCATCTGTTGAGCAAGCGATTGGGCAGACGGCATAGGGGGCTGAGGTGGGGGCGGGAGCCCATGATGGTGAGGTGGTAAGTGACCCTGGGAGTGGAGCggaggctgctgctggtggtgggGTGGCAGTGGTGAGGCTACTTTAGTCACAGGCCCCTTATTATCCCAGGTGCCAATGTCCATGTTGTGTTTGATGGGTGGTGGGGGCAGGGTGCCTCCAGCCATGGGCATCCCCAGCTTGCTCTTCACTTTCAGTTGCTGAGGCTTGGCTGGTTTGCTGGCAATGGCTGCCCAAGACGTGGGTTTGGGAGGAGGCATCCCGATTGGAGTCCCACCATTACCCGTGGCCACAGCTGCCGCCACCGGCCCTCCACCAATCACCGAGCCCACCGTCTTCACTCCAGAACCACCTCCAGTCACATCACCGCCAATCTTCAACCCTACCATGCCCTGCTCTAAACTATTCATACCTGGCGCCTTATTCAGGGTGTCGCTTGGGAAGCCTGTTTGCCCGTCGGGTACCAGGGTGCCACCTAATGAACTGGGTGGGTAACTGTAACTGCCCCCGTATGCAGAACTCTGAGTCTGCTGGCCTTGGGAGCCGCTTGTACCCCAGGCGGAAAATGCTGGGTTTTCAGGGAAAAAGTTAAAGCGGTGTGGATAGATGCTACTTCCCAGACCACCTGGCTGTCCGAACACAGTGTCATGCATGAAGTGATGATCCCCATTGCTGAGGGGGGCATATGGAGTGAGGTACGGGATTGGCGGATCTCCGCCGGTGGACCAGGGGGCCTCGCTGAGGGGGTACGGGAACCCAATCGAGGGGGCATAGTAGCTAGACAGGTATGGGTCGGTCATTGATTGGTAACTGTTATTCTGAGGGAAAAGAACAGAAATAGAGTTGTTAGAATTAATAATGCTAACTAATTTCAAACCTcataaaaacagaacagacttgAATTTTAGCGAACACTCCAcggttataattaaattaaactccAGAACAAATTTAAAAGCAATGACATAGTATATTGTACAACTAGTTCCTTTTAGTAATGTACTGTGGTTGaggtaatgtataaaaaaaattcagttatttccttttttatatattcagatacattttttattcctCACTTCCTCAGTAAAAACAGCAtaaaagttatttcaaagaaagatAAAGtaccactttaaaaaaatactgtttttacatgCACAAGCCTACAAGGACAACACACTTGAAAAAAAGCATATTcagtattttttcttacaaatatcAAAAACATGCTTAAGCTGAGAAGAATACGTTTAATTAATGTCCCCTTCATTTCACACCTTAAGACAAATACAAAAACCCATTTCTCACCGGATTAGACTGGCCAGTGAGGTATGGTTCAAAGTCATTGTCGTGGACCGTTTCCTTCTGATGAAGAGAGCCATTTTGCACTGAAATAAAGAATGACGTTAAACATCAGGACTACTGTTCAGACCTGTACATCTGATAACAAACTCACCACATGTTCTGTCCGACTACCACAATACTACAGACAAAGTCATAGATGAAGAGGAGCATCCAAAAATTGTGCAAAGCCAAAAggacaaattttttttataaaatcacaaCTAAAGTAGTTAATGCTACAGCATTATGAAGCATAATCTATTTAATGTGTTCAAAAGCCAAGCTCCCATTGCCAATTGATGTGTCAGAGTGGTGTTAATACAACAGGAGCAGTTCTGGACTCTCCATCAGGTGATTGATTGAGCTCTCAGACAACATTATTTGAATGATATGAGAGTAACAGAGCTACCCGGCCATGATATAAGTCACAGAGAATGAATGCCAAAATTAGACTTAACAGCCAcagccaatgcattgataaaggTAAAATTGGACTTAATGTAAATTAAAGAGAATATCCTGGACGTTTAATTTCTAAACCTGTATTAGGCATCTATATTATAAATCAAACTCACCTTTAGCGTCTTGT belongs to Carassius auratus strain Wakin unplaced genomic scaffold, ASM336829v1 scaf_tig00027233, whole genome shotgun sequence and includes:
- the LOC113079153 gene encoding YTH domain-containing family protein 1-like isoform X2 — translated: MSTSSIDPQTSKGQDAKVQNGSLHQKETVHDNDFEPYLTGQSNPNNSYQSMTDPYLSSYYAPSIGFPYPLSEAPWSTGGDPPIPYLTPYAPLSNGDHHFMHDTVFGQPGGLGSSIYPHRFNFFPENPAFSAWGTSGSQGQQTQSSAYGGSYSYPPSSLGGTLVPDGQTGFPSDTLNKAPGMNSLEQGMVGLKIGGDVTGGGSGVKTVGSVIGGGPVAAAVATGNGGTPIGMPPPKPTSWAAIASKPAKPQQLKVKSKLGMPMAGGTLPPPPIKHNMDIGTWDNKGPVTKVASPLPPHHQQQPPLHSQGHLPPHHHGLPPPPQPPMPSAQSLAQQMVMQGPPPPQPYQNHTPAPPPQTRWIAPRNRNPGYGGGGSMDSSGSSSGGGIGNGGGGGPPGSGAIESHPVLEKLRAAHSYNPKDFDWNLKNGRVFIIKSYSEDDIHRSIKYSIWCSTEHGNKRLDSAFRGINGKGPVYLLFSVNGSGHFCGVAEMRSPVDYGTSAGVWAQDKWKGKFDVDWLFVKDVPNSQLRHIRLENNDNKPVTNSRDTQEVPLEKAKQVLKIIATYKHTTSIFDDFSHYEKRQEEEEVHLEPAPLQNRSRLDQERQNRNKQ
- the LOC113079153 gene encoding YTH domain-containing family protein 1-like isoform X1; amino-acid sequence: MSTSSIDPQTSKGQDAKVQNGSLHQKETVHDNDFEPYLTGQSNPNNSYQSMTDPYLSSYYAPSIGFPYPLSEAPWSTGGDPPIPYLTPYAPLSNGDHHFMHDTVFGQPGGLGSSIYPHRFNFFPENPAFSAWGTSGSQGQQTQSSAYGGSYSYPPSSLGGTLVPDGQTGFPSDTLNKAPGMNSLEQGMVGLKIGGDVTGGGSGVKTVGSVIGGGPVAAAVATGNGGTPIGMPPPKPTSWAAIASKPAKPQQLKVKSKLGMPMAGGTLPPPPIKHNMDIGTWDNKGPVTKVASPLPPHHQQQPPLHSQGHLPPHHHGLPPPPQPPMPSAQSLAQQMVMQGPPPPQPYQNHTPAPPPQTRWIAPRNRNPGYGGGGSMDSSGSSSGGGIGNGGGGGPPGSGAIESHPVLEKLRAAHSYNPKDFDWNLKNGRVFIIKSYSEDDIHRSIKYSIWCSTEHGNKRLDSAFRGINGKGPVYLLFSVNGSGHFCGVAEMRSPVDYGTSAGVWAQDKWKGKFDVDWLFVKDVPNSQLRHIRLENNDNKPVTNSRDTQEVPLEKAKQVLKIIATYKHTTSIFDDFSHYEKRQEEEEVVRKHLEPAPLQNRSRLDQERQNRNKQ
- the LOC113079153 gene encoding YTH domain-containing family protein 1-like isoform X3, with the translated sequence MSTSSIDPQTSKGQDAKVQNGSLHQKETVHDNDFEPYLTGQSNPNNSYQSMTDPYLSSYYAPSIGFPYPLSEAPWSTGGDPPIPYLTPYAPLSNGDHHFMHDTVFGQPGGLGSSIYPHRFNFFPENPAFSAWGTSGSQGQQTQSSAYGGSYSYPPSSLGGTLVPDGQTGFPSDTLNKAPGMNSLEQGMVGLKIGGDVTGGGSGVKTVGSVIGGGPVAAAVATGNGGTPIGMPPPKPTSWAAIASKPAKPQQLKVKSKLGMPMAGGTLPPPPIKHNMDIGTWDNKGPVTKVASPLPPHHQQQPPLHSQGHLPPHHHGLPPPPQPPMPSAQSLAQQMVMQGPPPPQPYQNHTPAPPPQTRWIAPRNRNPGYGGGGSMDSSGSSSGGGIGNGGGGGPPGSGAIESHPVLEKLRAAHSYNPKDFDWNLKNGRVFIIKSYSEDDIHRSIKYSIWCSTEHGNKRLDSAFRGINGKGPVYLLFSVNGSGHFCGVAEMRSPVDYGTSAGVWAQDKWKGKFDVDWLFVKDVPNSQLRHIRLENNDNKPVTNSRDTQEVPLEKAKQVLKIIATYKHTTSIFDDFSHYEKRQEEEEVVRKTAPRACSSPEPIPT